From Sceloporus undulatus isolate JIND9_A2432 ecotype Alabama chromosome 6, SceUnd_v1.1, whole genome shotgun sequence, one genomic window encodes:
- the PDSS1 gene encoding all trans-polyprenyl-diphosphate synthase PDSS1 isoform X4, translated as MLYMGYGECEGVPASLSLLGLVWWHLGLAFPPQGQPPPPPPPPRHSLASGAAWASRKEADLATTRPQLGLGFFIIPIARGLGFRVRVGIAAWAEARRGDEAGLVGLRRPVRRSERERGREAWRRRRPCGGGGLAAAAIAPKRCPGLGGAWPGLEAGREPPRRRRRRRLRGGRRRFHHTTVRTHSCGKVVSDEKYRDPFKLGRKDLKNLYEDIRKELQASTTELREMCEYYFDGKGKAFRPMIVVLMARACNFHHNSSGEVQANQRSIAVIAEMIHTASLVHDDVIDDANSRRGKMTVNQVWGERKVNFFSWVPKKMKMRDLLTTSRKPLRRRQVL; from the exons ATGTTATATATGGGATATGGAGAGTGTGAGGGCGTCcctgcttccctttcccttctgggCCTAGTCTGGTGGCACCTTGGCCTGGCTTTTCCCCCTCAgggccagcctcctcctcctcctcctcctccccgccactccCTCGCCTCAGGAGCCGCCTGGGCCTCAAGAAAGGAGGCGGACTTGGCGACGACTAGGCCTCAACTAGGCCTCGGCTTTTTTATTATTCCTATCGCCCGAGGCCTAGGTTTCCGCGTCCGGGTCGGCATCGCGGCTTGGGCTGAGGCGAGGCGAGGCGACGAGGCGGGCCTAGTCGGTCTTCGCCGCCCTGTTAGgaggagcgagagagagagagggagagaggcatggcggcggcggcggccttgTGGCGGCGGTGGcctggctgctgctgccattgcgcCCAAGCGCTGCCCGGGCCTTGGAGGAGCCTGGCCTGGGCTGGAGGCAGGAAGAGagccgccgaggaggaggaggcggcggcggctgaGGGGGGGAAGGCGCCG ATTTCATCACACAACAGTGAGAACGCACAGCTGTGGTAAAGTGGTCAGTGATGAAAAATACAGAGATCCTTTTAAACTCGGAAGGAAAGATTTGAAAAATCTCTATGAAGATATTCGAAAG GAATTACAGGCATCTACTACAGAGCTTAGAGAAATGTGTGAATATTATTTTGACGGAAAAGGGAAGGCTTTTCGACCAATGATTGTGGTGCTAATGGCTAGAGCGTGCAATTTTCATCATAATAGTTCTGG GGAGGTGCAAGCCAACCAGCGTTCTATAGCTGTAATTGCAGAAATGATTCATACAGCTAGTCTGGTTCATGATGACGTAATTGACGATGCAAATTCACGAAGAGGAAAAATGACAGTTAATCAGgtctggggggaaaggaag GTGAATTTCTTCAGCTGGGttccaaagaaaatgaaaatgagagaTTTGCTCACTACCTCGAGAAAACCTTTAAGAAGACGGCAAGTCTTATAG